The nucleotide window TGGGGAGCATCAGCGACAGTTGGATTTCATGAATGGGGAGGGTGCGGGCGCGGCGTGGGCGGACGATGATTTGGAGGGGGGTGAGGAAGGGAATAAGGgtgtggatggtgatggtgatgaagaggagatgaagaagtcgaggAGTAGACGTGGGAAGTGGGAGagtgggaaggggaggtgtCCAGTTACGGGGAGGAGAGTGCTTGGGGGgacggaggggttgaggagggtgttGGTGTAGATTTAGTTTATAGAGGGGGTGTGAGGGTTTTCACTGTAGGAAAGGGTTGCATGATTGGTATGGAGCGTATAAATACATACTATAGTACTTAGTTTGTATTGTGTGGAATGAGGGGTTACTAACTTTCAACATGTTCATATACACTTAAATCTTGATACTGTTATTTGTGATAGCCCATAGATGAACAGGCCGGGTATATTATAGCACATCGCACTATGCACAACGCTATGCTAATCAAAGTGATGGAGTAGCAAGCATCTAAGAAATGACATACGGCTCCGCTCCATCTCCGAATAGAACCTCAGGCTGTTCAGCCGCGACTTTCAATATAGTCTGGGAAAAGACAGAGTTCGCCCAGGCGAACCACGGTCTCGTGTATGatttgatgttgttgacatCGATAGACTCGTGGACTAAGCCCAGGAGACTGGAGTTGCGGACCAGATTAAGGGAATCGGTGATCTCAGTTACGTTGTCGGTTGTCAATGCCTGCACGAGCAGGGACATTGGCCAGGCGTTTTCGAGACCAACTAATGTATCTGTGTTAGCTGTCTTGATCACAAAGTGCCAGGGCTCGGGCATTGCTTACTGTGAGGTCCACCGATGCCGTGAAAGTCCGATCCAGTGAGGTAGTATGGGTTTCCGTTAGGGTCGAGGATCATCTTGCGGGTGTTTTGGTAGACTTGATCGGTCTTATCGACGAAGCCTAAGTAGGGTAGGGCTAGGAGGGATGGAATGTTCGCGTCGTCCATGAAGATGCGCGAGCCGTACCCGTCTACTTCGAAGGCGTAGACGTCGCCGTACTTTGGGTGGTTGAAAATACCATGTTGGCGGACTGCTTGCTCGAGGTTCTCTCCGCGGGTTTGGAGATTGGATGCTAGGGTTGAGTCGCCGCCAGCTGCGCGGATCAGATCCgcggtcttcttcaattgTACGGACATCATGGCATTGGccgggatgaagaagcccagGATAGTGGCGTCATCGCTGGGACGGAGTGCGCTGCGGATAAGTCCAGTGCCTGAATTGAGCGGATTGCCGATCCCAGCCAGGTTGAGGGTTTCCGTGCCGAGAGTTGTCTGGCGCTGGAAGGTGTACTGGTTCTGGACATACTGATGGTTACTGTTGAAGGTTGGCTGGGACTGGGCGTCGGTGGCGTTCAGGAGAGTATCCAAAGCGAGATACCACCGGCTAGTGAGGAATTCGGTGGATCCGGTGTTTTCGTAGAATTCGTTGCCCAGAGCGAGGAAGTTGGCCAAGGAGTCGAGCTCGTATTTGCATTCGTAAACAACAGAGGGTTCATATGCTGGATGTACAGTATCCTGTTGGCCGTTGCTTGTTGCTTGGATTCCACTGGGTGGAGGGGGCTGGAACGCGTTGCAGTAGGGCGATTGAATGACGAACTCAGCCTGCGTGTGTATGGCCCCGAGGATGAGACTGTAGAGAGCCGGGTCCTTCTTTGCCAGTGTTTGGTAGCCTGTCAATTGATTTGTCGAGTCGCGCAGCCACTCTGCGTTAATGTCCCCAGTCACGACGAAAGTCTGAGCTCCTTGCCATTGCGAACTGTCTCGTCTCATCTTtcgagaggaggaagtggtgGACGTGCTATTGACATGCCAGCGAATGGTTGTGTCCAGTGTGTTAGGGAAAGCATTGCGAAACAGCTGAGCCATGTCTTTGTCTACCATGCGCGAGGTCACATCGTCGATGACCTGCTCTACTGCGTTTGAGACAAAGGTCCGACATTCTGCTGCGGGTCTTTGGTAGGGCAGATTCAGAGGACCACCGCTGTATGGGGCACTAGAGCGAAGATGGGTATAAGCAGGCTGATACAGAGGTCATGTTAAAGGAAGAATCCCTTACTGTCCAGTAGAAGCATAAGAGGTGTAATCTGGGCAAGCCCGACGCAGAATGGAAGGCTCATCGCGAGCTGCAGCTCCCCTTGCACCCAAGCCGGCGGCGAGGGTGACGGCCAGCGACAACGAGCGCATCTTGACGGCTGGATAGCGGTTGTCGCTGATGGTGAGTTTGTATTATAAGGCCGGAAGGTCGAACCAGTGTGCCATTGACCATTGAAAAAGAATTAGGGGGAACAATGGCATGTTTTAAAGTGGGCGGGTTGGGGGATGACAGGGGAAGGCAGGGgaatgcggggaagaagatcgcaAACAACCGATTTCCTCGCTGATCCCCCGGATTCCCGGCAGGATTTCCCACCCATCATACCAACCCACTCTTGTCCTGCAGGATGCCATTGAACCCTCCGGAATGCACATACTTCATTGCAGTTAATCGACTCATTGCAGGCCAGGATTCGCATCCAGTGCTATCTGGCTTATACAGTTACCATCCTTGTCATGTCTACTTCTTCGCTCGACTTATTCGCCGACTCAGGTGTCTTGATCAGCCGATGGCTCAAGGGCCGTTCCGATAGTCGCCTGACAACCTTTTATATTAGAGGTTCGCATTAGTTTGTCGATCACATCCCAGGACAGACAGGTTTCGCTCAATCATAACCTGAACGCTATTCTACTACGCTTCGAAGCATTGACTTTGGCCCAGAACTGGAATTCTGTCTCCCTGATACAATAGAGTGAATGATGGACTCACTCCTGGCTATCATCTCTGCCTACAGAGCCGGCCGCATTCATGACGATCAAGACTATAAAGAAGATTGATTAATTTGATTGAGGGGACACTCAAGAACGCTGCAAATGTGTCACAGATATTTGTATAGTCAAAGCTCTACCTAATAGTACATGAATTGGGCGTACTACGTGGGTGGAAAATGCTATGCCTGTCGAGTGAAAACAGTGAAGCTATATACTATAGATGCAGCGCTGTATGCAGGAACATATAAGCATTGGGATAAGGAGAAATAGCAGACCAGATATTAATGACATGTTAGAAGCAGTCCACTGCATCGTACCAAAGAAGGGTATACTGGGTGTGAGTCTAGTctgggttggggtggagatgCCCGGGTTTGACCATTCATTGCGCTGCTAATTTCAATGACTTCCTGGGGAACAGAAGTGCACCTGTCAACTAGCGAATATTGGTCACAACCCCTGGACATATTATATGAGCACCAGAAGCAGAGAACAGCCTCGGAAGTGACGTGGTTTCGAAAACATCCGGTTATCCACGAGCTGTTCACTtcttcgagaagaaggacatgATGCTACCCTGTCCCGGTTTCGCTGCTGGTTTGCCCTTGGGCGCACTCAcagcgggcttcttcttgggaggCGGTGCTGGCTCGTCCTCTGAGAATGACTCCCAGCTTGGTTCCTCAACAGTCACTAAGCACCAACCAGTTAGCTGTTGTCACAATCAGTAAACAATGTACAATCTTACCAAGATAGCCCTCATCGTCCTTgactgtcttcttcttcatgactTGGCGTCTGCCCCTGCGACGACCGCCCTTCACCGTAACTTCTTCCTTGAGTTCAGCCTGTTTCGGCGGCGGCTCGTCGATAGGTTTAGACTCTTCCGGTGACGGTGCAGCATCGGGcatttcttcgtcttcgtcttcgtctgaTACCAGTCAGAAGAGTTACCGACAATAAGGAGGCAACgtaccatcatcttccatcatttTTCTGAGCCTCTCTTCACGCTCTTTCCGCGACTCACGTGTACCGGCGGATGCGGACTTCCCTGAGTCTCGGAAGAGCTCCTCGGGCTCCTCATCCCCGTCTGATGCGTCGTCTAGAACCACTGCTACATATCAATATGTGTACAACGTCAAGAAAGACAGTAAGTACTCACCATCTTCAGCAGCACTGGGTTCAGCCTACATGATTGTCAGTCACTCAATACAAGAAGTTCGGGTAAGGTGATGGAACTGACCGATTCGGCAGCCGAAGTGGCCGGCGTTGCTgattcttcctttttctgcttCGGCTTGGCCTTTGCAAAAGAGCTAAAAATACTGCCCTTTTGCTTTGGAGGAGCTGTCTTCTCAGTTGGCTTAGACGCTGGAGGTTCCTCGTGTTTGGCCGTTGTCTCCGTCTTCGGGGCCTTGTCTTCAGATTCTTTCTTGGGTTGtgatgtttcttcttccttaaCAGGACGCTTAGCTGGAATAGTCGCCttaggaggagctggagcctgAGCGGGAGCTGGTACGGGAGGGCGACCGCCGGTTCTTCTCTGTAGTACAATCTCATTAGTATCATAGGAATACGGAAATGCAAGCGCACTTCTTACCCGGACATTGTTGCCCTGGATCATGCCCCAGGTCTTGCCGTATTCTAAGGGATCCTCCTGAGCATGCTTGGCGATCATCTCTCCCGCAACATCTGTCAAGACGTTGAGATCCTGAAGCACGGTTGGCTGAAGGCTGTAGACGTATATCGAGGAGATTGATTGGAAAGTCGCCTTGGCATCTGCGCACTCAAATATCAGACCCCACCCTTTGCGCAACTCAATGGAAGCAATTCCACGTACCCTCCAAGTCTTCCTCCCGTGCAAGCACAACCGAGGACATGGCGATCTCATCCCTAGCGACATCCTGGTTCGGCATCGAACTGCTGATGTAGGGACTGCTCTGGGGAATGCCATCGAAGCTGTCCTGAAGGCCATTCGTTGTGGAAGGGGTCTCGGGCGCTTTCTGGATCCCCGTGATAATGTAAGTCGCATTGACGCTGTTTTGCTTCTTGTTGTTTTCGTTGCGGTGGAAATCAAAGAGCATCCTTTCCGACAATAATCAGAATAATCCAT belongs to Aspergillus luchuensis IFO 4308 DNA, chromosome 3, nearly complete sequence and includes:
- a CDS encoding uncharacterized protein (COG:F;~EggNog:ENOG410PPPE;~InterPro:IPR019038;~PFAM:PF09507;~go_component: GO:0005634 - nucleus [Evidence IEA];~go_component: GO:0043625 - delta DNA polymerase complex [Evidence IEA];~go_process: GO:0006260 - DNA replication [Evidence IEA]), translated to MAVADYKRYLAENVINERRTVTYRSLGRALRVHSTLAKQMLFDFHRNENNKKQNSVNATYIITGIQKAPETPSTTNGLQDSFDGIPQSSPYISSSMPNQDVARDEIAMSSVVLAREEDLEDAKATFQSISSIYVYSLQPTVLQDLNVLTDVAGEMIAKHAQEDPLEYGKTWGMIQGNNVRRRTGGRPPVPAPAQAPAPPKATIPAKRPVKEEETSQPKKESEDKAPKTETTAKHEEPPASKPTEKTAPPKQKGSIFSSFAKAKPKQKKEESATPATSAAESAEPSAAEDVVLDDASDGDEEPEELFRDSGKSASAGTRESRKEREERLRKMMEDDDEDEDEEMPDAAPSPEESKPIDEPPPKQAELKEEVTVKGGRRRGRRQVMKKKTVKDDEGYLVTVEEPSWESFSEDEPAPPPKKKPAVSAPKGKPAAKPGQGSIMSFFSKK
- a CDS encoding glycoside hydrolase family 125 protein (CAZy:GH125;~COG:S;~EggNog:ENOG410PFTS;~InterPro:IPR008928,IPR012341,IPR008313;~PFAM:PF06824;~SECRETED:SignalP(1-21);~go_process: GO:0005975 - carbohydrate metabolic process [Evidence IEA]), whose translation is MRSLSLAVTLAAGLGARGAAARDEPSILRRACPDYTSYASTGHAPYSGGPLNLPYQRPAAECRTFVSNAVEQVIDDVTSRMVDKDMAQLFRNAFPNTLDTTIRWHVNSTSTTSSSRKMRRDSSQWQGAQTFVVTGDINAEWLRDSTNQLTGYQTLAKKDPALYSLILGAIHTQAEFVIQSPYCNAFQPPPPSGIQATSNGQQDTVHPAYEPSVVYECKYELDSLANFLALGNEFYENTGSTEFLTSRWYLALDTLLNATDAQSQPTFNSNHQYVQNQYTFQRQTTLGTETLNLAGIGNPLNSGTGLIRSALRPSDDATILGFFIPANAMMSVQLKKTADLIRAAGGDSTLASNLQTRGENLEQAVRQHGIFNHPKYGDVYAFEVDGYGSRIFMDDANIPSLLALPYLGFVDKTDQVYQNTRKMILDPNGNPYYLTGSDFHGIGGPHIGLENAWPMSLLVQALTTDNVTEITDSLNLVRNSSLLGLVHESIDVNNIKSYTRPWFAWANSVFSQTILKVAAEQPEVLFGDGAEPYVIS